In Debaryomyces hansenii CBS767 chromosome B complete sequence, one genomic interval encodes:
- a CDS encoding DEHA2B12562p (weakly similar to uniprot|Q03375 Saccharomyces cerevisiae YDR482C CWC21 Component of a complex containing Cef1p) produces the protein MSSNGIGLQTARGSGTTGHIQKNVASNKDHASIKDDKSGHFRRRQLSNDRKLKYDKHISTRNNRDEAKQEIRSHDLKRDVEVKCMELRDALEDESEEELTIEKKVNELRDKLLNSPMTARKQTSLDDRKSDSSHASYENKINDHKDNDNASKNDIEDSFSYKRRYTDCDEKGERLKIRR, from the coding sequence ATGTCAAGCAATGGAATAGGTTTACAAACTGCAAGAGGTTCAGGCACGACTGGACACATACAAAAGAATGTTGCGTCTAATAAAGACCATGCTAGCATAAAGGACGATAAATCTGGCCACTTTAGAAGGCGACAATTATCAAATGACCGCAAGCTTAAATACGATAAACACATATCTACCAGAAATAATCGAGATGAAGCAAAGCAAGAAATAAGGAGTCACGACTTAAAAAGAGACGTTGAAGTTAAGTGTATGGAGTTGAGAGATGCGTTAGAAGATGAAAGTGAAGAAGAGCTTACAATAGAGAAGAAAGTGAATGAGCTTCGAgacaaattattaaattctcCGATGACAGCCAGAAAACAGACAAGCTTGGATGATCGTAAAAGCGACTCTTCGCATGCAAGTTATGAgaacaaaataaatgatCACAAGGATAATGATAACGCTTCAAAAAATGACATTGAGGATAGTTTTAGTTATAAGCGCAGATATACAGATTGTGATGAAAAAGGggaaagattgaaaattcgaagataa
- a CDS encoding DEHA2B12584p (similar to uniprot|P38069 Saccharomyces cerevisiae YBR015C MNN2 Alpha-1 2-mannosyltransferase), producing MPRGKLRLFGVLLLIVVLFFTAQQASKDKYKSLSDAFTKVEKYSPFNSQKNDKAHQELDLKLKVEDYKESPEHEFWEKIFVILNKGKADIPQDEMASAIQYIEKSKQKKGQNTKDVLLSKAYVSDEVIKEFQKKHKIVLDELPSNLEATYKPNTNGIVFVGGGRFSWLTYLSLLSLRATGSEVPVEVMMPTYNDYENELEFCSVILPKLNAACVVVPNSLGSAVMLSWTKKFKSYQFKSLALMTSSFQNILLLDSDNILIQNPDSIFESDLFKEYGMIMWPDYWRRTTSPVFYDVAGVKINERKRVRSSRFSLNVDKSEANLDDNEMHAVPYHDLEGAVPDLSTESGQLFINKATHGKTLLLSLYYNIYGPDQFYKLLSLGAPGEGDKDTFATAATVLNQKFYQIKSHIKTIGYFEDGNFQGVAMGQKNPVKDYELFKNKFYGPIMKEENKNKPVNDQINMIEKLMKDNPLNSDKIPVFAMHCNFPKLDPLDLIRRDSIYDKDKNQLKYKLYNGFSFRRTDNKNEPKIDFELQQWKNIQNVICKEKLYFVHFSQIDNKELCKFVDNQVKWLMK from the coding sequence ATGCCAAGGGGAAAGCTTAGGCTATTCGGTGTATTACTTTTGATAGTAGTACTCTTTTTTACCGCTCAACAAGCGtcaaaagataaatataaatccTTAAGTGACGCATTTACGAAGGTAGAGAAATATTCGCCTTTTAATTCACAGAAAAATGACAAAGCCCATCAAGAATTAGACTTAAAACTAAAGGTCGAAGACTATAAGGAGAGTCCTGAACATGAATTTTGGGAGAAGATATTCGTCATTTTAAATAAGGGAAAGGCTGATATTCCGCAGGATGAGATGGCCTCAGCCATCCAGTATATTgagaaatcaaaacaaaagaaaGGTCAAAACACCAAAGACGTATTGCTTTCTAAAGCATATGTTTCCGATGAAGTGATAAAggaatttcaaaagaagCACAAAATTGTTTTGGATGAATTACCATCAAACCTCGAAGCTACCTATAAACCAAATACGAACGGAATTGTTTTTGTTGGGGGTGGAAGATTCTCATGGTTAACATATTTGTCACTCTTGAGTTTACGGGCCACGGGGTCTGAAGTTCCAGTAGAGGTCATGATGCCGACGtataatgattatgaaaatgaacTAGAATTCTGCTCCGTAATACTTCCTAAATTGAACGCTGCTTGTGTTGTGGTTCCAAATAGTTTAGGTTCGGCCGTTATGCTTTCTTGGACTAAAAAGTTTAAATCATACCAATTTAAGTCTTTAGCGTTAATGACTTCGTCCtttcagaatattttattattagattcaGACAATATTCTTATCCAAAATCCCGACTCAATCTTCGAGAGtgatttatttaaagaatatggTATGATAATGTGGCCAGATTATTGGAGACGTACAACCTCTCCAGTTTTTTATGATGTGGCTGGTGTTAAAATTAACGAAAGAAAGAGAGTTAGGTCCAGTagattttcattaaatgtGGATAAATCTGAAGCAAATttggatgataatgaaatgcACGCGGTTCCTTATCATGACTTAGAAGGAGCTGTGCCAGATTTATCTACTGAATCTGGacaattatttatcaataaggCCACTCATGGTAAAACATTGCTATTATCGCTATACtataatatttatggtCCAGATCAGTTTTATAAATTGCTTTCTTTAGGCGCACCAGGTGAAGGTGACAAGGATACTTTTGCTACTGCCGCAACTGTCTTGAATCAAAAgttttatcaaatcaagTCTCATATCAAAACTATCGGATACTTTGAGGATGGAAATTTTCAAGGGGTAGCAATGGGACAAAAGAATCCAGTGAAGGATTATGAGCTTTTCAAGAACAAGTTTTATGGACCTataatgaaagaagaaaataaaaacaaGCCTGTCAACGaccaaataaatatgatagaaaaattaatgaaggATAATCCACTCAACTCTGATAAAATCCCTGTGTTTGCAATGCATTGTAACTTTCCAAAATTGGATCCATTGGATTTAATAAGGAGGGATAGCATCTATGATAAGGacaaaaatcaattaaaatataagCTCTATAATGGATTTTCCTTCAGAAGAACAGATAACAAAAACGAAccaaaaattgattttgaattgcAGCAATGGAAGAACATACAAAATGTTATATGCAAAGAAAAGCTTTATTTTGTGCATTTCAGTCAGATTGATAATAAGGAATTGTGCAAGTTTGTTGATAATCAGGTGAAATGGTTAATGAAGTAG